One genomic window of Halobellus limi includes the following:
- a CDS encoding ferredoxin, which translates to MTTEYRVRLDREACEGVFACLVRDDRFVEASDGLATVETSDRLATGGGREGGDGGDVATGGADGSDELLVSFADDRLADAKQAARACPVDAIDVLTEGDDE; encoded by the coding sequence ATGACTACTGAGTACCGAGTTCGCCTCGACCGCGAGGCGTGCGAGGGCGTCTTCGCCTGCCTCGTGCGCGACGATCGGTTCGTCGAGGCGTCGGACGGGTTGGCGACCGTCGAGACGTCGGACCGCCTGGCGACCGGCGGCGGACGGGAAGGGGGCGACGGAGGCGACGTTGCCACCGGCGGAGCCGATGGGAGCGACGAACTCCTCGTTTCGTTCGCGGACGACCGACTCGCGGACGCGAAACAGGCCGCCCGCGCCTGTCCCGTCGACGCCATCGACGTGCTGACGGA